The region GAGGCGGAAGTGCGTTCCAGAGTTTGGGTGCAGCGTAGGAGAAGGCCCTTGCACCCACTGTGCTGAGGTTGATGGTTGGTAGAACCAGAAGACCTGCAGATAAAGACCACAGGGCGCGGGAAGCGGTGTAGGTCTGGAGGAGGGCTGTGAGGTAAGTGGGGGCCAAGTTGTTAAGAGCTTTGATTgttaacaataacattttaaagttaatccTTTGTGacacagggagccagtgtagttGAATCAACATGGGAGCGATGTGGTCAGTAGACTTTGTGCCTGTGATAACCCGTGCTGCAGAGTTCTGGATGAGGCccaaagttatttattttgtcaaggGGCCTCATAAGGGGCTTGGTTGGCCATGCCAGCATCAGTCAGTGAGAATTTGTTTGTCTATTGCCTAAGTTTTGACATAAATGATAGAGATGGGGGCCATGTTCTGTGAAAACTCTCCCAGTAATATAGCATTTCATGTCTGTTAATTACCAGATATCTACATGATTTTTGATTGGGTGGATCTCTTTTGGAGGCTTTGCAAAGAACCCACAATGGCCCTTATTATTATGACACCCCCAcatccaaaaatatgtttatttattcattccttTCTGAAGGCTGTGGAAATGCAACTGGACGTGCAGGCTGAATGAGAGGGCTGCTTGAATGGAATAATGACTTCCCTTACGGGTATAATTGTTACAATTATAATTTTAGTGATTATATGGTTATTAGAAATGTTGTATTGCATCtcttatacagtaccagttatAATGTTTATCAAGCCCATTTAGACCCCAGGAGTGTTTTAAAACCCCAGGagtgttttaaaacaataagCCACAGCATTTATACTTGACTGTTTTTGGCATTGGAAGCAAATTTAATAAGATTGACTATTTTATATAGTAGAATTACAATTCTATGGTGTACTTTTTACTGATATTTGAAGAATTCCTAAACAGTCCACGATTACAATAACAAACCATAATGTCAACACAAAAGAGCATTATAATGGCTTTATTAGAGATAAGTCAGTCACGTGTTAACAAAACATAGTTGATCGAATAATACAGGTAATGAAACATTTTGATTCTGCAGAATGAAAACAGCTACAGGTGGACAAGATTGGTCACTGCATGTTTGATTTGTAAGTCATGGTAGTgcaatgtatttgtttgtctgtttttcttctaaaCAACAGGTCTTGGTCAAGATCagtaagaaaatacaaatggcAATTTTTGGGTTGAGTGTGGGAAGTGTGGTTAAGGTGCCCGAATCACTGAGGGCTGAGTGAGGCACCACGTGCTCCGGGGTTGTCACTAGTTTGTTTCCTGGCAGGAATGGAAAGTGCAAGATTTCTCCAGATCTGTTGGGAAcggagaaagacaaagaacattacaaacaaatgtttatgctGTATGTGATGTGTCTTGGATACAGAGATACAATTTTGAAGTTAATCTCTATACTGTGCCATTAATCTTGATTTGACCCAACAGTAGTGCAAACCTGGAGTGGAGTCGCTGCACTGTCTGAGCGAACTCATGGTGTTCATGTACTTTGTTCCCAAAAACCTGTCGTAGCTTTGGTCAGCTGGAACCTCCTGGAGACACTTAGTGGAGTCCTTGAAAAGGAGGTTCTTTCCTGATTTTGACTTGAACAAGCTGAATGAGCCATCACTGACACTGGAACCAAATCTGGCctataaagagaaataaaaggaagaTTTGAATTATTCCATTGATCTAGTCATCTAGACATCCATATCAAGGCCATAAATCAACAGGGGATTAGGGTAAAACATGCTGttgaaagtgacaaaaacacctgtaaaataaaaaagtattcaacccaataaaaaaagaaatgctcatTTTGACTTTTACCCTGTATTTTATGCCTCATGACCTAAAAAAATCATCACTGACCTGCTGTGCCAAGAGGATGCGAACGACCTCACTGCGGATCTCCGGACGAGTCACCACAGCATGGGCGGGCACGACAGCCAGGTGACAAGAAGCATAATCGGAGACTGGCACTCGCTTCCCCCCCGGGCAGATCAGCCGGTAGTCATCATGGTTGACTTTAACAAGAAGGATTGCAAAAATGTTGTAGATTTAGACAAAACGACACTTTCACAGTTCAGATATAGACAGGACAGTGTCAGTCTCTTACCATCAGTGTTTTCTGGAACgattgtgtgtttgatgaagGCAACATCACCGGCGCCATCAACAAGACATctataatgatataaaaaaacacaactttggcAATATGAAGATGGGGTTTCCACCCAGAACAGGGTGAAATGGAAAAGtgattaaaggaatagtttgccATCtttggaaatacatttatttactttgtcaAATGAGAACATTGTGACTACTCTCATGTCTGAGTTCTAAGTAAAGAGCTGGAGTTGAAAGGCcgttagtttagcttagcataaagaatgacGCAGGGCTAAATGACAGCTAAATGGCTCttttcaaaagttaaaaatTTCTGTTTAAGCCATAGACAAATAtaagtgtaaaaatatatattttggggtCTAAGGGGAAGTTTGAGCCATTACTATTTCTTGTAAGTCCCcctaaaaccacaaattgtaatttttatCCGTCTATGTACCAGTTAAACAAATTTGAGTTTTAAAAACTCCGGTAGAACTTTGGAGAGAGCCATGCTAGTTGTTTCCATCTGCACACAGTCTTTGTGCTATTCTAGGCCTCCTAGTTCAAGAAAGCAAATGTGcttatttccccaaaatgtcactCTATTCTTTGAACATACGTGCATGTAAATTTGCATGCAGAGAATAATTGCAGTGTTGCATCCTACTTAAAGGCTCCAGCGTAGCCGTAGTACTGCTCATCAGCGCTGGCTTTGCACTTGGAACCGTCTCCCACAGTTTTGCCGCTGCCGGCACACTGAGTACAGAATGAAGAGCTGGGGTCTGCTCCGGGGGCACAGCCGCTACTGAAGAACTTGGCTGAGGAGAGGATGGGATACAGTTTGTTGGCGTTACACTCAGTGTAAGGAAAAGGCAACCATGtctcttaaaaaatgtattcctaCACTAAgtaatattttttgtaaatattactTGACCCAAACTTTCCCTAGTGCTTTGAGTTGCCCAAACATactgcaattatgaaaaaagtatGTTGCTACAAATGGActttttctaattaaatatgtaaacatttaGCAACTTTGCATACTGTGTGTTCAATGAAACATATCCTCATATGGTTTATAGAAAGCATAATCTTGGCGgaattgtgtttctttcttaACAAATTTGCAATTTCAAATTAGCAGTATACAAACAGAAATTCTCAAGAGAAGATGCACACAGTCACTTACTAAAGTCGCAGTCGCCAGTGTCTTTGTGTATTTGACCCATGGGGACGTTCCAGCCAGCAGTTCTGCCAAAGCCTGTGTGGCAAGACCTATTGCCCTTCAGGGTTTCCCAAGTCAACCCTGAACTCTTCTTAACCACAGCGACAGCATAGTAAGAGGAGGCTTTTGCTACAAGAGTGAAGGAGATGAATCACAAAACTGTCCATCGGACAATTACTGGTAttcatttatgttatttaaaagtTAATCTTAAAGCTgtgagatacacacacatttactgctCCGTAATCTACAAAAAAATTCTATTAAGTGTCCTGAAAAGAACCCCCTTGTAACACTTCCATATTATTCAATCCATGTAAACTGCATAAACTAGAAAGTATTTAGCCAGTGGACAGCAGGTGAGCTGAACATGCTGAATGTTAAGTCTGTGTACAGTGAAGCatacaattcaaaatatatagAGAATAAAGTTTCCATTCATAAATAACCTATAGGTTTAATTACATTCAAATTGAGCTTCTTTTTCAAGAAAATTCCTAGTTTTCTCATAATAAGCACCAACTTTCATAGCTCTTTCCAGGAAACTTCCCCGGAAATGATACAGaaattaacacataaacaaagtGATATCAACTAGATGTTGTCTGGATGTTTGCTATTGTCATACAGTCACATAGTAGTatatgttcttttgtttttatatgtagtgatataaatatcttaacatttaatttagtGTGTATTACCTCCAGGGGCGTTGCACAGttctgtggagagagacagagattcaGATATTGCTTATGTAGAAAAGGTGAAATAAGACACAGGTATGGCACGGTTTCTGTGCTATACCAGTCTCCCACCTAAGTTGTACTGCTCCACCATAGCAGGAACCAGACCACACTTCCCAGCGGTGTACACCTGTCCTCCGTCCACTGCCATTGCGTCAGCCTCTTGATGCTGCAGGATAACAGAGATAACAGAAATCAGAAACAAACGCCACAAAAGTCAACAATGAAAAACCTCAAGGTTGTGACAAAAGACTGTTTTACCATAATCTTTTTCAGGCACTCATCAACTGTGGCGGCAGTCTGGCATTCAATGGCGGTGGTGACATCAACCAAACTATTAATGCTCCACGTGTCACACTTGCTCTTCTCAGCGTGGCCCACAGCACACCATTTAATGGCCGTGGACGCAGGGTTTGTCTGCTCTGGAAAGTGAAGTACAACATGAAACCAGTGTCCGCCGAGTTTGCGCAATGgttaatatgtgtgtttttctctgcttaTGTTAAAAGTACCTTTCTTAAGGGAACGGACGATGCTCAAGTATTTAGCTCCCAAATACAGGGAGGAATCGGTGTTTGCGGGCAACTGCACCAGCTTCACTGTTGAGTCTTTGAACATCAGGTTTTTGGTAGGTGCATAGGCTTCAGAGGAGAAGAGGTTAAATTCCTGTGAAGACTAAAAAGTAAAGTCATTCATTATGTAAACCCACAAGTTACatgtttaaatgaatcaatGTATATCCAGATTCTCTGTGTTTCTCAACCGTGCCACTCACTGTTTGTGCAGTTCAAATATTTAGTATCATACCTGTACTGAATTGATGCTATTCCAGATTAAATCAGCCAGCTGTTTGTCCTTGCGGCTGACAACAGCATGAGCTGGTGCTCTAAGCAGGTGGCAGCTTTTGTAGTTGTCGATAGGCTCCCTGCGGTtatcatcacacagcagctcGTAGTTGTCCTTCTCCGCCTCTGAAAGTGTgcacacaataacaataaaaacgaAAAGTTCTTACTATCTTCCACGTCTTAAATAGTTACAGATTGATCCACCTTCAACAGATAATTGGCTTGGTGTTAAAATGGAGAGAACAGATCAGTTTGAACAATGAAAATAGTGACTggtttcttgtttttcctccctttgCCTTCTTAATCATGTAATTTACACAAAAATATGCTCTCTATAATATTCAGTGAATGTGATATAGATGTGATGATGCTTGGCAAAAGGGATATTGCTTGTTTTCTTGtaataaagaaatagaaaaaaaaatctaagttaataaaaaatatgggatataatccaaaaatatataaaagctaGGAAGATAAGGGCATTTAACTAGTTTCATGCTGCAGATTTGAAACAACTAACCAGTTTACTTGCTGACGTTACTATGAGgtgataatacattttagaagAGATAACCCTGTGATACTGACCAGGTACAGTGAGGTGCTTTACAAAAGCGACGTCTCCAGCCCCGTCCTTCAGGCACCTATTAAGAAGACCAGTGGACAGATACATCAACATTAGTGGTTTGTTTGTTACCAGAAGTATAGTGTATTTCCACTGGGTTTAAGAAGTCATCAAATTAGATAAAATGTCACAGGATGGAGCTGTGGTCATATTTGGAAGATAGATGTGTAGCAGTTGATAGAGGACAGTAAAAGCCACATCAGAGATGAGCAGGCTTAGAGATCAGAGACTAATACTGACTGGAAGGCTCCGCTGTAGTCGTAGTAAGGCTCACTGTGGGACTTGGAACAGTCTGCCCTGCACAGTTGACACAATTTGGTGCCGGGTGTTGCCCCCGGGACACAGCTGGACGAGAAGTAGTCGCTCACcgctgcaaaacaaaaagcagggCCATGGCAAAGAGTTTAGAAACAGTATGTTTAAAGTCCCAGTCCCTGCAACGCAGCTCCACCACCCACACTGTTGAAACAGCTTGACCAGAATCCAAAATAAAGTCTCAATATTGCTTTTTACTATTTGGCTCTTTCCTATTTACTTACTATTCTACTGCTCTTTTCCCAACATGAAGctgttttaaataacatatttgtGTTGGCGTTAATGTAAAGGCCTGGAAAACATTACtatgttaaaggaatagtttgccACTTCAGGCCTGGAAATACCACCTTTCCTGCAGAGAGTCAGATGAGaatattgataccactctcatttcAGTGAATCAGaatatatgaagctacagccagcagccagttagctaaGTTTCGCATAAAGACAGTAAAGACTTGTATCGTGTTTAAGAACAGAAGTGTTAAATAATCGCATGGTGGTTTTACAGGGGGTAATATGTGCCGGACCGCTTCTTGGCAGGCCGTGGTGAAAACTGTGTGCTACTTCCTGCAGTtacatattgtcattttttgtacagattaaacatataaaacatgttaattagtgcaCTTTAGAGTTGCTGCTCGGTGAAATTTAGACGGTTCCCTGttcctttatgctaagctaagctagctggctgctagctgtagcttcatatttaactgacggatatcacattacattaaatgaaaGGTGTCTGAGActcaataaaggaaaaaatgatGACGAGATGAGTGTCCTCAATGGCAGCTGCGGCTCTGACCAAAcgtactgttttttattttcaactatCTATCCTTTGACTCAGCTAAAGCAcacatttcacactgtgatAAGTGGTGATGTACACATAGTAACTTTTATTTGAGGATTGTGCTTAACATTTAGTGTAACTCACCCTCCTCAACAGGTCTGTCTTCAATGCCTTCCCACTGAATCAAACCCATGGACACCAGAGTTCCTATGGGGATGTTCCAGCCTGCAGATTTCCCCAACCCAGTGTGGCAGGACTTCTTCCCCTGGAGTTGTTTAAAGCCAAATTGAGTGCCCTTCTTCGCCACAGCAACAGCGTAGTAACAGGTGTCCGAGGCTGGATGTATGCAGAGCAATTGTgagcaaaaagttaaaacatgtaactcatttaaaaatctataagaaatcctctctctcttatgCTGATTTGGTCAGTAAAAACAACTGATAGTGAACATACTGATGCCATAGTCCTCAGCAATAATGGGCTGCAGGTTGTAGTTGTTCAGTCCAGCAGTGTAGATGTCCCCTCCATCCAAAGTGATCGCATCTGCCTCACCAGCCTGTCAACAAACAGCAACATGATGTTTCATTTCTCCGACGGCTCAAAGATATGTGACAAGTGGTTCCTTGCATATTTTGTTAGTAACTAAATGCAGAGGTGCAAGTTAACACATATATTTAAGCACTGTACTTTCTTGCAATTGTGAGATATGGGTACTTTTCTTGAATGCTTTAATTCAATGTTACCTTATacttattttaatacatttcagggggaaatattgtacttttttagcTCTTATACATTTGTTTGATGAAATATTGTACTCTTCTACATTTGTTTGATGGCT is a window of Anoplopoma fimbria isolate UVic2021 breed Golden Eagle Sablefish chromosome 3, Afim_UVic_2022, whole genome shotgun sequence DNA encoding:
- the tfa gene encoding transferrin-a, whose translation is MDNWRLSQRFAIKTRAASWTACFTDLETPPSNMQTLLLVVLLGCLATVFAAPADRVRWCVTSDRELAKCTALAAKAPVFSCVRKDNALSCIIAIRAGEADAITLDGGDIYTAGLNNYNLQPIIAEDYGITSDTCYYAVAVAKKGTQFGFKQLQGKKSCHTGLGKSAGWNIPIGTLVSMGLIQWEGIEDRPVEEAVSDYFSSSCVPGATPGTKLCQLCRADCSKSHSEPYYDYSGAFQCLKDGAGDVAFVKHLTVPEAEKDNYELLCDDNRREPIDNYKSCHLLRAPAHAVVSRKDKQLADLIWNSINSVQSSQEFNLFSSEAYAPTKNLMFKDSTVKLVQLPANTDSSLYLGAKYLSIVRSLKKEQTNPASTAIKWCAVGHAEKSKCDTWSINSLVDVTTAIECQTAATVDECLKKIMHQEADAMAVDGGQVYTAGKCGLVPAMVEQYNLELCNAPGAKASSYYAVAVVKKSSGLTWETLKGNRSCHTGFGRTAGWNVPMGQIHKDTGDCDFTKFFSSGCAPGADPSSSFCTQCAGSGKTVGDGSKCKASADEQYYGYAGAFKCLVDGAGDVAFIKHTIVPENTDVNHDDYRLICPGGKRVPVSDYASCHLAVVPAHAVVTRPEIRSEVVRILLAQQARFGSSVSDGSFSLFKSKSGKNLLFKDSTKCLQEVPADQSYDRFLGTKYMNTMSSLRQCSDSTPDLEKSCTFHSCQETN